CCGCAATGTCATCGCTGGCATTCGCGCCGTGTTAAGTCGGAGCCGGAGTACTCACCACTCCTGCCAATAATGGCGACGCGGGAGGAAGAAAGGTAGGCATGGTGGCGCTGTAATAAACGGGCCGGGCCGGCCAGCTTGGGCGGGACTTGGGACAAGCGAAACATGACATGGGATCGGAAAAGAATCCGTTGCTTGTGATTGGAACGGTACTGCAATCGCTAACCACGTGATTTCCATCATCGCTGCGCCCGCCGTTACAGCTGCCCGTGCCATCGTACCGACCGCCGTTGCCTTGTGCGGCGTGCTGGCTGCTCGAGGCCCCCGCCTCCCCGGCGGAGCCGCCGCCCGCGGGTGAGTCGCTGGCGTCGGTGTCCGTGCCcgcctccggctgctccggcggcaTTGCTGGCTCGTGTTCGGTGTCGTCGTCGACGCTGGGGCCGGCGTGGACCGTGATCCAGCTCGCGTCCCAGGTCCAGTCCGGCACGGCCGGCGCGCCCGCGGCCAGCGCGCGCACCCTGTCCGTGGGATCGGCGGTGTCTGCCGccgtgtcgtcgtcgtcgtcctcccacAGGGCCTGATCGAGCACGCTCTTGGGGGACACGAACGTGGCCTTCTCGGTGACCCCTGGCACGGAATTGGACGTCGAGGCGGCGGCGTCGACGGCCACGAACTCGTGATCGAGCAGCtgctctgccgtccacctctcgctGGGGTCCTGCCGCAGACACCTCGCCAGGAAGTCCTTGCCCTGGTCCGACAGGCACGGCGGGAGCTCCGGCGCCTCGCCCGAGAAGGCGACGTGGTGCAGCGTCGCGACGGGGGTGGCGAACCGCTGCCACGGGCCGGCGCCGGTGGCCATCTCGATGACGGTGCAGCCGAGCGCCCATATGTCGGCGGGCGGGCCCTGCGCCTCGCCCCGCGCGGCCTCGGGCGCCATGAACACGGGCGTGCCGCCCGTCGGCCGCGGCTCCTCGCCGGCAATGCCCGTCCGGCGCGCGCATCCGAAGTCGGCGATCAGGGCGCGGCCGTCGGCGCCGATGAGCACGTTGCGGGCCTTGACGTCGCAGTGGGCGACGCCGGCGGCGTGCACGTGCGCGAGCCCGCGCAGGACGTCGCGCGCGCGGGACCGGATGAGGCCCTCGGCGCACCGGCCGCCGCACCGCCTGATCTCGTCGGCCAGCGACCCGCCCGGCGCGTACTCCATGAGCATgtcgaggccgccgccgccgctcccgtcCTCGGCGTCCAGGCAGCGCACGACGTAGGGCGAGCTGAGGCCGCGGAGGACGGCCCGCTCGCGCCGGAGCTCGGCGGCCCGGCCGGCGCCCACGGACTTGACCGCGAGCACGGCGCCGGTGCGGCGGTCGACGGCGACGGACACGGTGGCCGAGGAGCCCCTGCCGATGGCCGGCCCGCGCGTCCACTCCACGACGCCCATTCCCGCAGCAGCCGCCGCAagaacggcgagcggtggcgtgtGGTCTGTCTTGAGAGCTTGGTGTGTCCGACTCGTGGTGGACGCAATTGGAATTTGGGATGCGGGCGAGCGGTAGCAGCAGACCCTGCGCTTTGGTGTGATGGGCTGCGCTGGGATGCTTATATACTAGTCCTGGTCCTGGTCCAGGTCCTGCAACTACAAGGAGGGGGTTGGATTGGATGCTTTGGACGAGCGAGGTGGTTAATTGTGGGCTGTCCAAAGCGAGCAAACCCAGCGTCCGAGCTGGCGCGAGGGCCAGGCGGCCGTCGCGAGGAgaggggaggagaggggaggagaggagaggagattcGCCATTTGGCGGCACCGGACTGGCGACACATTGGCGTGCCTTGCTATTCTATGCTGCCTCTAGCAGagtattcttttcttttcttctttttctccgTTTATCTTGGCGGCAGGAAGAGAAGACGAGGCACCTACTGGTGGTGGTACAATACCAACGGGGGTAGTAATAGTATATGCTGTGCTGGACCTCCGGTCAGGGTGTCCAGCCTGGGAGGGGAGGGGACACTTGTCGTTGGGAGCGCTTTTGCCTAGCTCAGCACAGCAGGCAGCTCATGGCCTGGCCTCGTGGGGAATGGAATATTGCCCTGGAACTGCAAGGCCTCGCTCCTTCCTTTCCTTGCCTGCGTTTCTCGTTTGTCTGTTTCTCTGCAGCGCTCGGTGGAAAGCTTCTTGCTTGCTCCAATTGCAGTTTGCAAATTCCATTCCCTTGTTCCATAGACACTACTTTGCTGCTTTCGATGGAATTCTCATCTTATTTTGCAATGTCTTTCCCCGGCAAATCGAGTAATGGGACAATACTTTGTTGTGCAACGCGAGATGCCCTTTTCTTCATCGGTTTCCACAGCAGAAAACAGAGGACAGCTTGATCACAGATCAACTGCAAAAGAATGGGCCTGTCACTAACCTCAATCTGCAACCGCAATAACATCTCTCTCACCTGACCAGACCACCCTAACTGCACCGCTACTGCCAGGGCCAACCACTTACCACCAGTTCCGAATCAGATGCCGGTCGGCCGGTCGTCTCCACCCCGACGGCTCACGCAATACCATAGCCTTTACCACATCCAGTGACGCAGCCAAGGATTGTTaactcctcccctcctcctcctccgaaagCACGCATTTTTTTCCTTCTCTGTGCGCGCTTGATTTGATTTGATCAGATCTGATTTGATGCTCAACCGCAAGAACAGCAGCCAACACTGCGATACTCCGGCAACTGTACCCTGTGGCTTGCCCGCAAGGTTCTCCTCCGGATTGGTCCACCGACCCTTTTTTCCGGTTCAACCTCAGCAACCGGCCCGGCGAGCGAGAGTGTGGTGGCAAAGGCACGTCCTGTTGAATTGAACagatctctccctccctccctccgttGGCGTTGCGTCGCGGCACGGGACGGGATGGAAGAATTGCGTGGCAAGgctcccccttttcctttctacAAGTAACCTTTTCTTTATTTGGCTTTCCACTCCAAGAGGATTGCCTGCTCATCATTATAAAATGAATGCCTTACTTAACTCTTTGGACGCACTGTTTGCTTATCTCCTCGCCCTTAATTTGATTTTGCCTTGGCCAACCCTCCGCAACAACATGATGCTGACGTCTCAACCTAGTTCTTGTTAACATGCCGTTTCCAAGCACGAAATTGGAGTCTGAGATTTGACCT
This portion of the Triticum dicoccoides isolate Atlit2015 ecotype Zavitan chromosome 7A, WEW_v2.0, whole genome shotgun sequence genome encodes:
- the LOC119328161 gene encoding mitogen-activated protein kinase kinase kinase 18-like, whose product is MGVVEWTRGPAIGRGSSATVSVAVDRRTGAVLAVKSVGAGRAAELRRERAVLRGLSSPYVVRCLDAEDGSGGGGLDMLMEYAPGGSLADEIRRCGGRCAEGLIRSRARDVLRGLAHVHAAGVAHCDVKARNVLIGADGRALIADFGCARRTGIAGEEPRPTGGTPVFMAPEAARGEAQGPPADIWALGCTVIEMATGAGPWQRFATPVATLHHVAFSGEAPELPPCLSDQGKDFLARCLRQDPSERWTAEQLLDHEFVAVDAAASTSNSVPGVTEKATFVSPKSVLDQALWEDDDDDTAADTADPTDRVRALAAGAPAVPDWTWDASWITVHAGPSVDDDTEHEPAMPPEQPEAGTDTDASDSPAGGGSAGEAGASSSQHAAQGNGGRYDGTGSCNGGRSDDGNHVVSDCSTVPITSNGFFSDPMSCFACPKSRPSWPARPVYYSATMPTFLPPASPLLAGVVSTPAPT